The DNA region TCGGTCCCCATGAGGCCGGATTCTAGGTCGGGGTGCCGATGACGACGGTGGCGTCCACCTCGGCCGATGTGGCGACGTGGGCGCGCAGGCCGTGGCGGGTGTAGGTGGCGGCGGTGTGTGGGGCCTGCTGGGCGCTGGTCTCGATCAGCAGGTGTCCGCCGGGGGCCAGCCAGGTGCGGGCGGCGGCGATGACGCGGCGCTGGATGGCCAGGCCGTCGGTGCCGCCGTCGAGGGCGACGCGGGGTTCGTGGAGGCGGGCCTCCGGCGGCATGAGGCCGATCGAGTCGGTGGGCACATAGGGGGCGTTGGCGACCAGGACGTCGACCCGGCCGCGCAGGTCGGGCGGCAGCGGGTCGTAGAGGTCGCCTTCGTGGACGTGGCCGGTGACGTTGCGCCGGGCGCAGCCCACCGCGGCGGGGTCGATGTCGACGGCGTGCAGGTCGACGGCGACGGCGGCGTGGATGGCGGCGCCGACCGCGCCGGTGCCGCAGCACAGGTCGACGACCACGGCGCCGGGGTGGGCAAGGGCGGCGGCTTGGTCGGCGAGGAACTCGGTGCGGCGGCGGGGCACGAACACGCCGGGATCCACGGCGACGCGCAGGCCCGCGAACTCGGCCCAGCCCAGGACGTGTTCGAGGGGGTGGCCCGCGACCCGCCTGCCGATCATGGCGTCGAGATCCGCGGGTCCGCTTGCGGTGTCGATGAGGAGCCGTGCCTCGTCCTCGGCGAACACGCAGCCCGCCGCTCGGAGGGTGTTGACGATGGTGACCACTGACATGAGCGCGCCTTTCGGGGAAGCAGGCGGGCGCTCAGGCGGTCATCGAACCGCGGGTCCGGTGAGGGAGAGCGCCCGGTCTGACCTAGCGGTCATGGGTTCCCACCTCCTCGGGTCGGCCATCGCGGACAGGTCGAACGCTACCAAGGTCGCAGACATGCCGACGACACAGGTGTGCGGTCCTCAACCGACCGCGTGAGCGCGCATGATCTAGTCTCGGGACACGTGACGACGACGACCAAAGCGCCGCTGCGGGCGAGCACGCTGTGGGTGTTCCGGGTGCTGTGCGCGCTGCAGTTCATTCAGCTGGCGATGCAGCCGATCCTCGCCGGGATGTTCCTCAACGGCCAGTACAGCGCCCTGGGCATGCATTCCTCCAGCGGCGGGATCATGATGGTGACCGGCGTCCTGCAACTCGTCGCGGCCGTAGTGCTGTGGCGGCCGGGGCGGATCGCGGGCTGGCCGATCGGGGTGGCCGCGGCGCTGCTGGTGGCCGAGCTGGTGCAGCTGACCGCCGGTCACTCCCGGGCGATGGCCCTGCACCTGCCGCTGGGCACCGCCCTGATCATCGGCTCGCTGCTGGTGACCGGGTGGGCGTGGCGCAAGCGGGTCGGGAGCCCGTCGTGAACTTCACCCGCAGGCAGGCATTGCGCTTCGGCGGCGGGGTGGCGCTCGTGGGTGTCGCGGGCGGGTTGGGGCTGTTCGCGTCGAACCCTGGCGGGCAGACCGGGACGCTGCTGGCCAGCCAGGTGCCGCTGCCGGAGCGGTTCCGGCAGCCACTGCGGCTGCCGAACGTGGCGAAGATGGTCGACGGCCGGGTCGAGCTGGTGCAGCGCGCCGCCGACGTGGAGATCCTTCCCGGGCGGCGCACCAGAATCCTCGGCTACGACGGCACGTTCCCCGGGCCGACGATCAAGGCCCGCTCCGGTGAGCAGCTCGAGGTGCGTGTCCGTTCGGAGTTGTCGGTGGCCACGGTGGTGCACCTGCACGGCGGGGTCACCCCGCCCGAGAGCGACGGCTACCCGACCGACCTGATCCTGCCCACCGCCGGTCTGACCCGACACCAGATGCCTGGGAAGACCACCGTGGGCGAACGCACCTACACCTATCCGCTGCGGCAGCCCGCCGCGACGCTCTGGTACCACGACCACGCGATGGACTTCACCGGCCCGAACGTCTACGCCGGGCTGGCCGGGTTCTTCGTCGTCGGCGACGCGGCCGACGACGCGCTGCCGCTGCCGCGCGAGGACCGCGACCTGCCGCTGGTGATCACCGACCGCGCCTTCGACGGCGACGCCCAGTTCCGCTACCCCGCCCTGTCCGCCGCCCAGGAACACGCGGGGGTGGAGGAGGGCTACCTCGGTGGTGTCCTCGGCGACGTGATCCTGGTCAACGGTGTCCCGTGGCCCACGCACGACGTGTCGACCGCGAGGTACCGGCTGCGGCTGCTCAACGGCTCCAACGCGCGCCGCTACCAGCTCACCCTCGACCCGCCGCCGTCGGGCAAGGCGTTCACCCGCATCGGCAGCGACGTCGGGTTGCTTGACAAGCCGGTCGCCGTGGACGACATCACTCTGGCGCCCGCCGAGCGCGCCGAGGTGATCGTCGACTTCTCCGGCTACCCGGTCGGCACCCAGGTGACCGTGCGCAACGGGTTCGGCGGCGACTCCACCGCCGAGGTCATGCGGTTCGTCGTGGCGCGCT from Alloactinosynnema sp. L-07 includes:
- a CDS encoding putative protein N(5)-glutamine methyltransferase — its product is MSVVTIVNTLRAAGCVFAEDEARLLIDTASGPADLDAMIGRRVAGHPLEHVLGWAEFAGLRVAVDPGVFVPRRRTEFLADQAAALAHPGAVVVDLCCGTGAVGAAIHAAVAVDLHAVDIDPAAVGCARRNVTGHVHEGDLYDPLPPDLRGRVDVLVANAPYVPTDSIGLMPPEARLHEPRVALDGGTDGLAIQRRVIAAARTWLAPGGHLLIETSAQQAPHTAATYTRHGLRAHVATSAEVDATVVIGTPT
- a CDS encoding multicopper oxidase family protein, yielding MNFTRRQALRFGGGVALVGVAGGLGLFASNPGGQTGTLLASQVPLPERFRQPLRLPNVAKMVDGRVELVQRAADVEILPGRRTRILGYDGTFPGPTIKARSGEQLEVRVRSELSVATVVHLHGGVTPPESDGYPTDLILPTAGLTRHQMPGKTTVGERTYTYPLRQPAATLWYHDHAMDFTGPNVYAGLAGFFVVGDAADDALPLPREDRDLPLVITDRAFDGDAQFRYPALSAAQEHAGVEEGYLGGVLGDVILVNGVPWPTHDVSTARYRLRLLNGSNARRYQLTLDPPPSGKAFTRIGSDVGLLDKPVAVDDITLAPAERAEVIVDFSGYPVGTQVTVRNGFGGDSTAEVMRFVVARSAKDDTNIPEKLATIEPLDRAQATTTRDFHFQLNRAPANDPHTGPHSPAHRWTINGQSFAVDRDVATPRLGDVEVWRFLTDVHHPVHVHLAHFQVLSRNNRTPPPKDLGMKDTVDLLPGEAVEVITRFSGFRGRYVMHCHNLEHEDMAMMANFTVT